A DNA window from Mastomys coucha isolate ucsf_1 unplaced genomic scaffold, UCSF_Mcou_1 pScaffold21, whole genome shotgun sequence contains the following coding sequences:
- the LOC116102760 gene encoding olfactory receptor 476-like, whose translation MEPQNHTTVTEFILLGLTENSTLRVILFMIFLGIYAVTLVGNFSIISLIRSCPQLHTPMYLFLSHLAFVDIGFSTSITPTMFTGFLGNGMVLSVAACVAQFCITVTFGTAECFLLAVMAYDRYVAICSPLLYSTHMSRRICFLLVGASYVGGCVNSWT comes from the coding sequence ATGGAGCCTCAAAACCATACAACTGTGACGGAGTTCATTCTTCTGGGGTTAACAGAGAATTCCACACTACGTGTCATCCTCTTTATGATATTTCTAGGGATATATGCTGTTACTTTAGTGGGAAATTTCAGCATCATTAGTTTAATAAGAAGCTGCCCTCAACTCCACACCCCCATGTATCTCTTCCTCAGCCATTTGGCTTTTGTGGACATTGGGTTTTCCACATCAATCACACCTACAATGTTTACAGGATTTCTTGGAAATGGAATGGTACTCTCTGTAGCTGCTTGTGTAGCCCAATTCTGCATCACAGTGACATTTGGGACAGCTGAGTGCTTCCTCCTAGCTgtcatggcctatgaccgctatgtggccatctgctcACCCCTGCTCTATTCAACACATATGTCCCGCAGGATCTGCTTCCTTTTAGTTGGAGCTTCGTATGTGGGTGGCTGTGTGAATTCATGGACA
- the LOC116102757 gene encoding olfactory receptor 473: MLDRKQFTQEMEAENHTTVAELIILGLTEDPKLCIVFFVIFLGVYIVTLVGNISIITLIKISSQLHTPMYLFLSHLAFVDILYSTSVSIIMLMELIGHGLALSVAACAAQLCITVSFGSAECFLLAAMAYDRYVAICSPLLYSTLMSSRVCFLLLGMSYVGGCMNGWTFTGCLLNLSFCGPNQIDHFFCDFSPLLKLSCSDVSIIGIIPSISSGSIIVVTVFVIAVSYIYILITILKMRSTEGRHKAFSTCTSHLTAVTIYYGTITFIYVMPKSNYSTEQNKVLSVFYTVVIPMLNPLIYSLRNRDVKDALRKAIVRVYT; the protein is encoded by the exons ATGCTTGATaga AAACAATTCACACAAGAGATGGAGGCTGAAAACCACACCACTGTGGCAGAGCTAATCATCTTGGGACTAACAGAGGACCCTAAGCTGTGTATAGTCTTTTTTGTGATATTTCTAGGAGTATACATTGTTACTTTAGTAGGCAATATCAGTATCATCACATTGATAAAAATTTCCTCCCAGCTGCATACACCCATGTACCTATTCCTCAGCCACCTGGCATTTgtagacattttatattcaacctCAGTCTCAATTATAATGCTTATGGAGCTCATTGGCCATGGGCTGGCCTTATCTGTAGCTGCCTGTGCAGCTCAGCTCTGTATTACAGTGTCATTTGGGTCAGCTGAGTGCTTCCTGCTGGCTGCCATGGCCTATGATCGCTATGTAGCCATCTGTTCACCCCTCCTCTATTCAACACTCATGTCCTCTAGAGTCTGTTTTCTATTGTTGGGAATGTCTTATGTTGGTGGCTGCATGAATGGTTGGACATTCACTGGTTGTTTGTTAAATCTGTCCTTTTGTGGACCAAATCAGATAGATCACTTTTTCTGTGACTTCTCTCCTTTGCTGAAACTTTCCTGCTCAGATGTCTCCATTATTGGAATCATCCCCTCTATCTCTTCTGGCTCCATTATTGTGGTGACAGTTTTTGTCATAGCTGTCTCCTACATCTACATTCTTATCACCATCCTGAAGATGCGCTCTACTGAGGGCCGCCACAAGGCCTTCTCCACCTGTacctcccacctcactgcagTCACTATCTACTATGGGACCATCACCTTCATTTATGTGATGCCCAAGTCAAACTACTCTACTGAACAGAACAAGGTGCTGTCTGTTTTCTACACAGTGGTGATTCCTATGCTGAATCCTCTCATCTATAGTCTGAGAAACAGAGATGTAAAAGATGCTTTGAGGAAGGCAATTGTCAGAGTATATACATAG